The DNA segment ACCTTGAATGACAAAAAactccacctccttcttcctctgccccagcttttattgctgagcatgacgtcatacgggatggaatatccctctggtcacttggggtcagctgtcctggctgtttccccccatcaacttcttgcccacccccagcctactcactgggaggGAGCGGAGTGAGAAcctgagaaggccttgacgctgggcaaacactgctcagcaatagccaaaacacggctgtgttaccaacactgttgtaGGCACAAATGCCAAACATGGCACCATGGGGGCTGCTACGACGGAAGttaaccccttcccagccagacccagtacacttgaACTGGGGGTGCAGAAATGGACTCTGTAGTGTATAGGTGGTTTGACAAGTGATGAGCAGGGGAGACAGTAATTTCCCTCATTCTTTTGGCGAGGGTCCTCTTTACACACTCCAGGACACTCCTGGCCTTCTTTACTACCAGGTCACACGGCAACACGTGGACCACTGCTGGATCCtattttgccttctgtcccccagcaccaccagggccttttccacagagctgctctctggctaggcagtccccttcccctgcctctgcagggtgttagtctatcccaggcgcaggacctGGCCTTTGTCCTTCTTCTATTTCATGACGGTCCCGACAGGACAGTGCTTCTGCCTGTTTAGGTTTCTCCTGAAGGCAATCCCAAGGCACAGGAATGGTCCTCCCAGTTTAGTGCCATCGACAAACGTGGTGAGAgttgcctcctccgggtcatggacACAGGTGTTAAACTGCAAAGGGCCCAGGagagtcccctgtgctgtcccacaatgccccactgtgtcccagtggcctccaggtagggtatgaccccttcaccactgctctctcagcctcatcatccaactggtgttttgccCATCTGTTTGTCCATccatccagactgtaatggcctaactTGAGTGGaagaatattgagggagaccatgccaaATTTCCTGCTGAAGCTGAGGTAAACGACATCCACTGTTCCCTCTACTGTTGCGCATCCCTCATGCACCAAGGCAGTTATTTCATCatgaaggcaatcaggttggcaAGGCATGATTTCCCTGTGGGAAGGCCATGCTGAATGTTTTTCTACGTGTTCTTCTCTTTTAGCTGTCCAGAAATGTCACCCATGAGGAGTCATTCAATGGGTCGTTCCTCATCACAGTGAGCTTGTACAGCCTGTGCTTCCCTGGGTTGCACTTCTGGCCTTTTTCAATGATGGATGCAACACTTGCTTGTCCTCACTCATGTAAGACCTTTACCAATTCCATGCTCCTTCAAAAGGGATATTCCAAAGAAATATTGATCTTCtcctgtaacttcattaccactattctgcctgttatacactgtatttagtttctctagtctttcatataCTTTCAACTGCCATTAATGGCCACTAATGACCTGCATTAATGACACTGCATTAATGACCATTTCTAAATCGtctttgcagatgcagactgTCTAGGCAAAGGCCCTTTCTATcgttctccatttttctcctccccttaatctttgttcattcagatacctctcacctttgcagctgctttgagcttcagggagttaaaagcttGCCTGTCTTTCACTAGTCTAATGGTCTCTTTAGCCAAGtcttgaattatgttcatatctctctttttctatctatctatctaaaacCTTTCTGATAAGATCATCCCGTGTAGAGAGGCGACGACATTAGAGGCAGCTTGTACTTAGCATATGATTACAAGGTGGTGTTTATTGTTTATGAAAAGTCatcatgctttaattttctttccttacgaataggaatatttcttctgtgcctgtgtgcagccagttctcgaaGGAGAGCAACTGGGAGATGATGCAatggagctgtaacatccagctgcagagatcagtggagaagtctgatgcaAGGACACTGATGTACGTCCCGGGTGGCCAGTGACAGAAATGGTGGACATTAGGGAGGTCAGGAGCAAAGTTCTCCATGTagtgttttcctgcctgtccagacCTCCTGAGGAGACACTCTGGATCATTATCACTTGGAGAATGCTTCCATCACCTCTTCTCTAatctgaaaagtaattaaaaatatcctttgaaataaaaaatcatttttattagaTGCACTTTGATATCTTCCTCTTTAACTACACTATGAAACCTCTCTAATTACCTGTACAAATCTTGAAGACTTGAAGGAAATTACAGGAAGAGACATGGCtcgttagggctttctgtattttaatgagccccatggtgcatttggtgctgagtccaaGGACCTCCGATCCTAAGGGAAGATTGAACAAACTGCTcaagaagtcagaagcaaaactcaaagtaccttgaagcattaatgggccccactgagggccattactgacaaagcctccccatggccttgttagagcagagaactggaggccatgattgcaggtaggcacaggcactgtgcaggcagctgtaatgctgaggaaagccttggtttcttttaggaagcagaaaggccaagccctgacccccaggccctgggaaggcagaccctgtccctcacgcgtggctcagggctcttcctgggggcagtggggtgtgAGAGTGAGCAACGCCAAGTGTAGGGAGAACTGTACAAGACCTCCTGGCCTCCCCAAGCAGGGGTGAGGAAGAAATGAAGTCCAGAGCCTCAAAACAAGTTTTGCTTGGTAGGCCTAGGTGGCAGAGGCAACTGTCATAAACAAGGCGACAAAGACCTTGGTTTTGAtgggcctttcagccttgccagagCACTTGGCCATCTCTACTGTAGGCTGtcctacactgtcccatgcctgcacctctttcccttcaggctgtagacacccatcttgctttcccacctagctctcaccccagcatttctataccttCACTGATGTCTCGCCaccctcactgccttttccttgaaacacaaagccatgggctgatccagactccctctgtGTGACCTCTTGCACCACAAGGATACTCTTTGAgttgtaggagaccagtacactgACGACCTtgacttaataaacacatctctgagcTAAGATCATGGGCGAgggaccaagaggaaaaaaggaaacaaggaaagcagaagaaggaacaacaagataactataagccaatgaaatgctgtgtgataaaagttacagagccaattagatgggtagaataagcgcgtgcattgcgcgtgcttcacgtgaaccggtcgggataagtataaaagGAGTGTTGTCAGGGAAATAAAGGTCtccccctactatcagcaccggagtccgtgtctcattcccttcgttcagtgacatttctttttcaacaCATCTAGTCTGAACCTTCTAAGCTGCACTTTGTggaggtttccttctcttcccactaccaGGAAAACTCCATCGTCTCTGAGACACCCTTCAAGCAGTTGCATGCTACTGCTATAGTGCCCTGAACCGCCACTTCAACAGGCTAAAGAAGCTTAAGCCTCTCAGCGTCCCCCAGCCCCCATCCTGGCAGATGTCCTCTGGGGCCGCTCCAGTTCTTCCCCACTCCTCCAGACCAAGGAACCCCACACCCAAACACACTAGTCCAGCTATCACCACACCACTGCTGAGGCAAGGGGGATGATGATAACTCTGTTGTCTGGGTGGCCACGCTCCTCCTAATACAGCGCTGTGTGTAGCTGgcctttttcactgtttctacTCTTTTGCTCTatcaaatggcattttaaatggtACTTCACAGAGTCTgcgtgcctttcttactggggaTGTAACAAAAGAGAACCTCCAGGTTCAAACAACCACCGAGTCATGCGCCTGCTGCTAGCTATCAGATTCTCGGGCAGAAGTGATGTCATAGTCAACCCCCCAGCCCTGTGTCTGCTGATGGCCAATCACTCAAGGAGACTGGAGACCAAAGTGGCCTCACACTCGCCTTCACAGCCATGTGCCTCCTACTGGCCTATGAGCTTCTCAGACATAATGGATTCATAAGGATAGCCCAACCCATCACCCTTCTTGTGGCCTATCAACTGACCAGACAAAAGTAACCTCACCATGATCTTCCAagccacctgcctgctgctggtcTTTCAGCTTCTCCAGTAGACACAACCAAGCCATgtacctgctgctgtcccatcaggTCTTCCAGTGGAGGAATGTGACAGCCCATATCCAAGCCCTCTGCCTTGATGGGTCTACCAGGTACGCAGGGAAAGGGATTTACACCATTCAATTGCCAAGCACATGCCTTCTGCTGGCCTACTAGGGATGCTGGCAGGTGTGAGCCTAAAAGCAAATATCCCAGCCATGAGTCCAGGGCTGACCtatcagctactgcagaaagaagtgACCTCGCGGTCCCTTTCCCAGCcattttcctgctgctggcctatcaaCTCCACAGCAAGATGTGACCTCACTGCCACCTTCACAGCCTTGTGCCTCCTGTCGGCCTATGAGATCCTGAAGCACAGCTGACCTCACCAGAGcattcccaccatctcctccttgtggTCTATGAGCTGATTAGATACAGGTCACCTCACACTCCTCTTCCAATGCCTTGTGACTGCTCTGAGACCTCatggtccctgccctgccttcaagGGGCCAAACAGAGTAAGTTAGGGTTAGGAGAGGGGACAAAGATGAGGGGCTTAGAGCACAAGAATGAAGACTTTGGGGGTTAGGTTAGGGCATAAGAGATTAGATCTCACCTTTCAGTGTTGCGGATTGGGCAAAGGCTTAGGGAGAGGGTTTGGTGGTGTTCTGAGGGTGCCTGGTTAGTGTTAAGGCTGTGGGCTAGCTTTGTGGGTTAGGGTTTTGTTTAGGGCTGGGGTGAGGGCTAGGGGTGAGGCTAGCATTGTAAAGCTAAGGATAGAGGATAGGGGAAGCAATAGGATAAGAGTAAGGGTAAAGAGTTATGGGTTTGGGATTTGTCTCTAGATGTAAGGTCTGAGGTTAGGGATGGCGTAAGCTCAGTCAGGTTAGTAACAGTGGATTACTGTCAGGGTGAGGAGGGGCATTTAGGGGTCGGGTTAGGGCTTACAAGTACTGGTTAGACATAGTGTAAGGCCAAATAGGAATGTTTTCACAGTCTGTGTTTTCACAGTAACATCACCAGAAGCCATTTTACTTCCTCTTTAGTGTCTGCTGGCCaagcctctcttccttcccccaaatcTCCCGTCTCTCTTGCCCAGgctcctcctgtcctccccacATGTGTCATCTTGTTGGGGGCAGCTTTCTGATGACCTTCACGACCTCAGAGTatctctctccccactgctgacCAGTCAGAAGTGACCTCCCAGCCACCATCCAAGGGGACATACTGTCTGCTCTGCTTGAGAGGCCTCTTCACAGCCTACCCAGCAGCACTGGAGGAAGGTGATGCCCTGCACCATCCCAGAGGTACCCTGCCTGCAAACCCGCTCCGTACCAGAAGGGTTTCTGGGTTACCTTTCCCACATGGGTGCCTCAGTTACCACAGGGTGTCTTGGAGGCAGCGACCACCTCTGCGCAAACATCTGAGTCGAGCCCAGAACGTAAATTGTAGAAAACATTGAAACctatgcagaaaaagaagtctatctaatagctgaaaaattcttaatttcCAGCATTGCTAGGCTTtgaatgatttttaatgaaattttgccGATCACTGAGGAATGGTGCTAGTATCTGGCTCCCCGAAGGACTTTGTACCACTGATGGTGTTTGTTCCTGATTGTCCAGCCAACATCCCACCCACCACATCATCCACTTCTTCAGTCCAGATGTCAGCAATCTGCTCTAAGGAGACCATGGGAGACCACATCCAAGTTCTTGCAAACGTCCAGATACACAACAtgccctgctttcccctcccaCATGGGTTCAGCAATCCCCTTCTTGTCCTCCAAGTGTCTGGACATGGCTGCAAGAGCATTTCCCCATCACctttccagggactgaggtgaagctgaccagcctgtacttctcccaatcctccttcttgcccttcttgaagatgggtttgaaatttgccttttctgaggacCTTGGCACCTCCCTGATCTCTCTGGCTTTTCCAAGATATTTGAGAGAGGTGTCACGCTGATGCCAGCCAGCTCCACGAGCacctctctgccccttcccacaccaaaagccttctccatatcccaccCTTGCAGGGGAGTGCCTGGCACACAGCACACACCTCTCCAGGTCCTCAGGTCCTGTTCAGAAGAGAACCAGCAGTGACTTCTCCCTGCAGGCCCATGAGAGGCCCAATGGGCTCTCTGTGCAGCTCACAgcttttctgagcatttttctcagtgttccACTCACCCCAACCTTTCTGGTCCACAGGCTGTAGATGAGGGGATTGTGCAGGGCTGTGAGAATGGTGTAGAAAAAGGGCTTTGCCAAACTATCTCAGGAGGGTTGTTCTGAGCATCACACAGGCAGGGATGAGGGTACTGTAGAAAACTGTAGTGGCACTGGTgaggtgagaggagcaggtggagaaggccttctgTCTGCCCGTGCTGGATGGGAGAGCTGCCCATCCAGGGCCAGCTCTGATGCACACACAGGTTAACTGtgtgagcaggaagaggaggaggggatctAAAAAGCGGGTTATTAAAGGAAAGAGCATGAGTGTCACAGTGTCCCTACGTGAGAGCTCCAGCAATGGGGTGAAATCACAGCAGTGGTCCACTCCACTGGGGCCACAGAACTATATTTGGGACGTGACTGAAATGATTACTGTCGATGCAGAAATGCCCCTAGCAAAGGTGCAGCTGCCCTCTGGAGACAGACCTGAGTTCATGAGTCTTGTAGAGAGCAGGGGGTGGCACACAGCCCAGTAGTGATCGCAGGATGTGGTCACCAGTAGTACACACTCTGTACATGCAAAAGGTGCAGGAAACAATACTAACACCGTGATGGGCAGAGATGGTGCTGTCCCAGTCATGAAGCTGGCCAGGAGCTAGGGCAGGGTGGTGGATCTGTAGAAGATCTccagggaagacaaatgccccAAGAAGAAGCCCATGGGGGTGTGCAGATGCTGGTTTGCCAGCACCTGCCTGATGATGAGGGttttcccaagcacaaacacTATGTAGGtcatgagagagagagacggaACAGATTTGCCTAAGGGCTGGGAACATTCCCCATTCCGTAGGTATGGGGGACTCCATGATTGCCCTATTGCCCTTTCTCCACCTATGAGGAAGAAGATTTGGTTCATTTTTACTTGCTGGAGCCTCAGACAGAAGAAGCCATGCCAGTACATTTAGTTAGTTTAATTAGAGAAGGAGTATAGCTCCTTATTTACACACTCTCTGGGTCACACTAGTGAGGAAGACAATGAAGTACAAGTGGGGTGTCCACATTTCTTTGTGGACAACGTTATCACAAGttacaaacacaagaaaagaaaaaaaaatctcgtcCAACACCAAtgataacaacaaaaatgaataaagaaaggcTGGGCCTGTAATGAGTTAGACTATGAGTCATATGTTGAAGAAGATGGACACTCTACAGCTTCTGGAAAACATTCAGTCATCAGTTTCCACACTGcttccttgagctcctggttcctcatgctgtagatgagggggttcactgctggaggcaccaccgagtacagagcAGCAACCATTagattcagggatggggaggagatggagcggggcttcaggtaggcaaacgtGGCGGTGCTCAAAAAcagagagaccacagccaggtgagggaggcacgtggaaaagacTTTGTGCTggccctgctcagaggggatcctcagcacggccctgaagatctgcacataggacagcacaatgaaaacaaaacacgcCAAAAAGGCAAAAGCACTAAACACAAGAAGTCTAAACTCCCTGAGGTAGgcgtctgagcaggagagcttgaggatttggggaagttcacagaagaactggtccacagcatttccttggcagaggggtagtgaaaatgtattggcagtgtgcaagAGAGCATAGaagaaaccactgccccaggcagctgctgccatgtggacacaagctctgctgcccaggaggctcccgtagtgcaggggtttgcagatggcaacgtagcggtcataggccatgacagtgagaagaaaatactctgctgaaatgaaaaagacaaacagaaagacctgtgcagcacatcccaagtaggagatggccctgttgccccacagggaattggccatggctttggggagagtggtggagatggagcccaggtcaaggagggagaggttgagcaggaagaagtacatgggggtgtggaggcggtggtcgcaggctac comes from the Mycteria americana isolate JAX WOST 10 ecotype Jacksonville Zoo and Gardens unplaced genomic scaffold, USCA_MyAme_1.0 Scaffold_29, whole genome shotgun sequence genome and includes:
- the LOC142403458 gene encoding olfactory receptor 14J1-like, with product MTNGSSITEFLLLAFTDTRELQLLTFWLFLGIYLAALLGKGLIITTVACDHRLHTPMYFFLLNLSLLDLGSISTTLPKAMANSLWGNRAISYLGCAAQVFLFVFFISAEYFLLTVMAYDRYVAICKPLHYGSLLGSRACVHMAAAAWGSGFFYALLHTANTFSLPLCQGNAVDQFFCELPQILKLSCSDAYLREFRLLVFSAFAFLACFVFIVLSYVQIFRAVLRIPSEQGQHKVFSTCLPHLAVVSLFLSTATFAYLKPRSISSPSLNLMVAALYSVVPPAVNPLIYSMRNQELKEAVWKLMTECFPEAVECPSSSTYDS